TTTCGTGGCCACCGAGGTCGGCCCCTTGCTGCTCCTTGCTTCCGCAGACGACGCCCCCTCGGTGCCGGAGCGGGCCCTGCGCGTGTCCGCGGCCCTCACCGAGGTGGCCGATGCGCTCCGGGCGGGCCGGCCGGCCGCCCTGGAGGCGAGGGACCAGCCGGTCCCCGGGGTGGGCGTGGTGGGAGGGCAAGGTTTCCTGGTGAGGGCCACCGCGGAGGACGCGGCCGCCTATTCCGCCCCCCCTGGCCTGGGGACGAAAACCGCAGTCCCCAGCCTCCGGGTTCTGGCGAGCTTCTGGGCCGCCCTCCTCAACGACTACCTCACGCTCTTCGTCCTGAACGAGCGGCCCATGCGCCTCCTGGCGGGGTCGCCCCGCGGCGGCGCGCTCTCCGACTTGGGGGTCGCCCTGGGTTGGCGGCCGGGTGTCAGCGTGCCCAGCGAGCGCGTGCTGACCCTGTCCCCCGACCTGGCCCGTCGCCTCCGCGAGTTGGCCCTCCTCGTTCCCCCGGAGGGACAGACGGTGGAGGCGGCGGCGGTGGAGGGGACCTGGGAGGGGGAGATGACGGAGGAGTCGGGCAGCAAGAGCATCATCGTCCGGTTTCGCCTGGAGGGGTCGCAGGTGATGGGCTCCCTCACCACAAGGACGGGGGGGGTGGCCATGGACGTGCCCCTGAAGGAAATTTCCTTCCAGAAGGGCATGCTGCGCTTCCGGCTGCCCTCGGGGACTTCCCCCCGCACGTTCGTGGGGCGGCTGGAGGGGAGCTCCTTGAGTGGAACCCTGCACGCCTCGGCCACGGGGCCGGCCCTGGGCCGTTTCGTGCTGAAGTACGCGCCCTAGCGCCCGAGGGCCAGGCGGTCCGCGAGCGGGCGAGGGAGCCCCGCCCTCAAGATCCGCTCCTGGGCCTGCTCCACCCGGTAGGGGATGCGGTGGATGGTCACCGCCTGCGAGTCGCTGTCGTACATCGCGAAGGAGGCGAGCGGGTTCCCGTCCCGCGGCTGGCCGATGGAGCCGGGGTTGATGAGGTAGCGGGCGCCCGGCCGCAGCCGGAAACGGAAGGACGGGGCCACGGTCAGGACGGTGGTGATGGCATCGGGGGAGAGGCCGAAGATCACCGGGAAGTGCGAATGGCCGAAGAAGCAGACGGGGAAGTTGGTCTGGCGGAACACGTTCAGGGCCTCGATCTCGCCGAAGATATAGGCATCTTCGTCGATGGGCGTGCCGTGGGAGACGGCAAAGGCTCCGTCCACCACCATCGGCCCCTCGGGTAGGGAGCGGAGCCACTTCAGGTTGGAGGGGGTCAGCTTCCCCCGCGTCCACATCGCGGCCTGGAGGGCCACCCGGTTGAAGAGCTCGCCGTCCTCGATGCCGGAACAGACCTTGTCGTGGTTGCCGCGGATGGCCACCAGCGGCCGGAGGGCCCGCACCATGTCGACGGTCTGGTTGGGGTTGGCCCCGTAGCCCACGAGGTCGCCCAGGAAGACCACCTTGTCCCAGGGCTTGCGACGCACGAAGGCCAGGACCGCAGACAGGGCTTCCCGGTTGGCGTGGATGTCGGAGAGGATCAGATACCTCATCGATCCGTCGTCCTCTGGCTTCCCGGCTTCCCCTCCCGAAAGACGGCTTGCCGAATCCGGTCCGCCACTTCGTCGGGAGTCCCCCCGTCGGCCGCCACTGTGACGTTGGCCAGTTGGTAGGAGGGTTCCCGCTGGGCCAGCAAGGCCTGCATTATGGCACGATTTCCCGCCCGGGGACGGCCGGGGTCCCCCTGGACCCGGGCCAGGATCGTCTCCAGGTCGCAGCGCAGCCAGACCGTGACCGCTCCCGCCCGCAGCAGGGCCCGCGTCTCCGGCTCCGCGAAGGCCCCCCCTCCGGCCGCGATCACGTGCCGTCGCAGGGCCGCCCCCTCCCGGGCCACCCGGCGTTCCTGGTCCCGGAACCAGGCCTCCCCCCTCTCGCGAAAGATCTCCGCCACCTTGAGGCCGGTGTCGCCTTCTATCCGCTGGTCGGTGTCGAGGAACCCCCAGCCCAGGATCCGGGCCAGGCGCTCGCCCACCGTGGTCTTGCCCGCCCCCATGAAGCCCACGAGCACGATCCGGGCAGGCTC
This genomic stretch from Vicinamibacteria bacterium harbors:
- a CDS encoding metallophosphoesterase family protein; translated protein: MRYLILSDIHANREALSAVLAFVRRKPWDKVVFLGDLVGYGANPNQTVDMVRALRPLVAIRGNHDKVCSGIEDGELFNRVALQAAMWTRGKLTPSNLKWLRSLPEGPMVVDGAFAVSHGTPIDEDAYIFGEIEALNVFRQTNFPVCFFGHSHFPVIFGLSPDAITTVLTVAPSFRFRLRPGARYLINPGSIGQPRDGNPLASFAMYDSDSQAVTIHRIPYRVEQAQERILRAGLPRPLADRLALGR
- a CDS encoding shikimate kinase — protein: MVDEPARIVLVGFMGAGKTTVGERLARILGWGFLDTDQRIEGDTGLKVAEIFRERGEAWFRDQERRVAREGAALRRHVIAAGGGAFAEPETRALLRAGAVTVWLRCDLETILARVQGDPGRPRAGNRAIMQALLAQREPSYQLANVTVAADGGTPDEVADRIRQAVFREGKPGSQRTTDR